In Sphaeramia orbicularis chromosome 5, fSphaOr1.1, whole genome shotgun sequence, a genomic segment contains:
- the psmf1 gene encoding proteasome inhibitor PI31 subunit → MAGLEVLYTCVSDTISCPQDALVCFVHWELIKGGYRCVGSGDEPRSSDKKSELLPSDWSSNRELYSLRYKPISGDTQFLLKAISVDSTLIFNLMNSGTQQVSDLTVTISDHVNADHLHTFDSVFKDADSLSEKVKTQLLPVQDRPTGSKSETKSQREEEEEERRRRSPEDRDPLRIPNRHPRHPHRSDPMVPPFAVGGADLDPFGSRGVGGMIVDPLRSGYPRSGFDPSSGIPDILPPGAVPPGARFDPFGPVGRHRPGPDPDHMPPPGYDDMFM, encoded by the exons ATGGCAGGTTTAGAAGTGTTGTACACCTGTGTGTCTGACACTATCAGCTGTCCACAGGATGCCTTGGTTTGTTTTGTCCACTGGGAGTTGATTAAAGGCGGATACAGGTGCGTCGGCTCCGGGGACGAG CCTCGCAGCAGTGATAAGAAGTCAGAGTTGTTGCCTTCTGACTGGAGCAGTAACAGGGAGCTGTACAGCCTTCGGTATAAACCCATCAGTGGGGACACACAGTTTCTGCTGAAAGCCATCTCTGTGGACTCCACTTTGATATTTAACCTCATG AACTCCGGTACGCAGCAGGTGAGCGACCTGACAGTGACCATCAGTGACCATGTGAACGCTGACCACTTACACACATTCGACAG TGTTTTCAAGGACGCAGACAGTCTTTCTGAGAAGGTGAAGACTCAGCTGCTACCGGTACAGGACAGACCGACAGGAAGTAAAAGTGAGACGAAGAgtcagagggaggaggaggaggaggagaggaggaggcggagcccAGAGGACCGCGACCCCCTGCGCATCCCCAACAGACACCCCAGACATCCACACCG gtcTGACCCCATGGTTCCTCCGTTCGCAGTAGGAGGAGCAGATCTGGATCCCTTTGG GTCTCGTGGTGTTGGGGGGATGATCGTGGACCCGCTCAGGTCCGGGTATCCTCGCTCTGGCTTCGACCCGTCCAGCGGTATCCCGGACATCCTGCCTCCCGGCGCCGTTCCCCCAGGGGCCCGCTTCGATCCGTTTGGACCCGTTGGACGACACAGACCAGG TCCGGACCCCGACCACATGCCCCCCCCAGGCTACGACGACATGTTCATGTAG